A genomic window from Bernardetia sp. includes:
- a CDS encoding DUF6688 family protein → MEAIFIFFVIFPLLSAILVFVDFLMFLFKNKRAFGKKWIKTVDTCVIVGLPLLYLAYDPMKNDCCNESTAFSPEHSLTILVLIGLSVLACLFSIFKEKILSPVVEVLINSVLLIGFILNAIVAIQLKEISIIGCLPISIVFVFQLVKSQNLFLDSNFIQTSEIEKLTNPIEKVAWKILSLEPILKYPVFLILALPIFISIISFLLLFGQKPDSILRVFTDTYKHTFSELDYMCDNVNCGGHFLCSVAARGHSEVVKPIRYGERGGNKIICNRQLLVANAFEELIEEKLPNFHFLVRKNYNKVGNVVHKYYGIFNNKFVADTVYFLMKPLEFIFIITLYTFDRKPENRIARQYLSSKDKQKLKNG, encoded by the coding sequence GAGCATTTGGAAAAAAATGGATAAAGACAGTAGATACTTGTGTAATTGTTGGTTTGCCTTTATTGTATCTTGCCTACGACCCTATGAAAAATGACTGTTGTAATGAAAGTACAGCATTTTCTCCAGAACATTCTCTGACTATTTTAGTGCTGATTGGTCTGTCGGTCTTGGCGTGTTTGTTTTCTATTTTTAAAGAAAAAATACTAAGTCCAGTCGTGGAAGTATTGATAAACTCTGTTTTGCTCATTGGATTTATTTTGAATGCTATTGTAGCCATACAACTGAAAGAAATTTCAATTATTGGATGTTTGCCTATCAGCATTGTTTTTGTATTTCAACTTGTTAAAAGTCAGAATTTATTTTTAGATTCTAATTTTATTCAAACTTCTGAAATAGAAAAACTTACTAATCCTATAGAAAAGGTAGCTTGGAAAATTCTTTCCTTAGAACCCATTTTAAAATATCCTGTTTTTCTAATTTTAGCTTTACCAATTTTTATCAGCATTATTTCATTTTTACTTCTTTTTGGGCAAAAACCAGATTCAATACTTCGTGTTTTTACAGATACGTACAAACATACCTTTTCAGAACTAGATTATATGTGTGATAATGTAAATTGTGGAGGGCATTTTTTGTGTTCAGTTGCTGCTAGAGGACATTCTGAAGTGGTAAAACCTATTCGATATGGAGAGCGTGGAGGAAACAAAATTATTTGTAATCGTCAGCTTTTGGTAGCCAATGCTTTTGAAGAACTGATAGAAGAAAAACTACCAAATTTCCATTTTTTAGTACGAAAAAACTACAACAAAGTGGGAAATGTTGTTCACAAATACTATGGCATTTTCAATAATAAATTTGTCGCTGATACAGTTTATTTTCTGATGAAACCTCTTGAATTTATTTTTATAATTACACTTTATACTTTTGACAGAAAACCAGAAAATCGTATTGCTAGGCAGTATTTGAGTAGTAAAGACAAGCAGAAATTAAAAAATGGATAA
- a CDS encoding AMP-binding protein, translated as MDKPWLKSYPKGVPSEINPDEYSSLLELFEESIAKYGNQIAYENMGATLTFNELDEKSAAFAAYLQRKGFQKGDRFVIQSPNLIQYPIAIFGVLRAGLIVVNTNPLYTPKEMEHQFTDSGAKGILILANFAANLEKIIKNTNIEHVFVTEVADMVGGLKGWAMNMAVKYLKKMVPSYSIPNVVSFTDALYEGKKYNYSKPKFDSGDIAFLQYTGGTTGVSKGAMLTHRNILANMQQLVAWINASPIEEGKEIGVTALPLYHIFALTFNCFGFLRYGVRNVLITNPRDMEGFVNELKKHKIGMISGVNTLFNGLLNQPEFKNVDFSELKVALGGGMAVQEAVNNRWKKITGQPIAEAYGLTETSPGLIVNPLAGNVRIGWIGIPIPSTEVRILDDAGNDVEQGQPGEICAKGPQIMKGYWERPEETANVMIGDYFKTGDVGVMDEEGFFKIVDRKKEMILVSGFNVYPNEIEGVIAMNDKVLEVGVIGVPDPKSHEAIMACVVKKDDSLTKEELRAFCKEHLTGYKVPKHVVFKEELPKSNVGKILRRVLKEQEMAKENA; from the coding sequence ATGGACAAACCTTGGCTCAAATCATATCCAAAAGGCGTACCTTCTGAAATTAATCCAGACGAATACTCTTCCCTACTAGAACTTTTTGAAGAAAGCATTGCAAAATATGGCAACCAAATCGCTTACGAAAATATGGGTGCGACTCTAACTTTCAATGAGTTAGATGAAAAAAGTGCAGCTTTTGCAGCCTACTTACAACGCAAAGGATTTCAGAAAGGTGACCGCTTTGTTATTCAATCTCCTAACCTTATTCAATATCCGATAGCTATTTTTGGAGTTTTGCGTGCAGGTCTGATTGTAGTCAATACAAATCCACTCTATACACCTAAGGAAATGGAGCATCAGTTTACTGACTCTGGTGCAAAAGGAATCTTGATTTTGGCAAATTTTGCTGCTAATCTTGAAAAGATAATCAAAAATACAAACATCGAACACGTATTTGTTACTGAAGTTGCTGATATGGTAGGTGGGTTGAAAGGTTGGGCTATGAATATGGCTGTAAAATATTTAAAGAAAATGGTGCCTTCATACTCTATTCCAAATGTTGTGTCTTTTACTGATGCACTGTATGAAGGAAAAAAATATAATTATAGCAAACCTAAATTTGACTCTGGAGATATTGCCTTTTTACAATACACTGGAGGAACAACTGGCGTTTCGAAAGGAGCTATGCTAACCCACCGTAATATTTTGGCAAATATGCAACAGCTTGTAGCTTGGATAAATGCTAGTCCTATTGAAGAAGGAAAAGAAATTGGTGTTACTGCTTTACCTCTATATCATATTTTTGCTCTAACCTTCAACTGTTTTGGTTTCTTGCGTTATGGTGTTAGAAATGTTTTAATTACCAACCCTAGAGATATGGAAGGTTTTGTAAACGAACTCAAAAAGCATAAAATCGGAATGATTAGTGGCGTAAACACACTTTTCAATGGTCTATTGAACCAACCGGAGTTTAAAAATGTAGATTTTTCAGAACTAAAAGTAGCTTTAGGTGGTGGAATGGCAGTTCAAGAAGCTGTAAACAACCGTTGGAAGAAAATTACAGGGCAGCCGATTGCAGAGGCGTATGGGCTAACAGAAACCTCTCCCGGTCTTATTGTAAATCCTTTGGCTGGAAATGTTCGCATTGGTTGGATTGGAATTCCAATTCCAAGTACAGAAGTGCGTATTTTAGACGATGCAGGAAACGATGTAGAACAAGGGCAACCTGGGGAGATTTGTGCTAAAGGGCCTCAAATTATGAAAGGCTACTGGGAGCGTCCAGAAGAAACTGCTAATGTAATGATAGGCGATTACTTCAAAACAGGAGATGTGGGTGTGATGGATGAAGAAGGTTTCTTCAAAATTGTAGATAGAAAGAAAGAAATGATTTTGGTTTCTGGATTTAATGTCTATCCAAATGAAATTGAAGGAGTAATTGCTATGAATGACAAGGTATTGGAAGTAGGTGTGATTGGCGTTCCAGACCCTAAATCACATGAAGCTATTATGGCATGTGTAGTGAAAAAAGATGATAGCCTTACTAAAGAAGAGCTAAGAGCTTTCTGTAAGGAACATCTGACGGGCTATAAAGTACCTAAACACGTTGTCTTTAAAGAAGAATTGCCAAAGTCTAATGTAGGCAAAATCCTTAGACGTGTTTTGAAAGAACAAGAAATGGCAAAAGAAAATGCTTAA
- a CDS encoding phosphoribosyltransferase family protein: MQAENITTGQILDAEQTRQKIRRLAFEIYEENFDEKTIVLAGIEGMGVLLAKELAKALHEISNLEIVQICVSLDKLQPTQSDVTLDCDSAVFENKSIVLIDDVLNTGRTMVYSLRPFLKVRIKALHTAVLIDRGHHSFPIAADFAGFRLSTTLQEHIEVILDNDKKYGVYLH, from the coding sequence TTGCAAGCAGAAAACATAACAACTGGACAAATCCTTGATGCAGAACAAACTCGCCAAAAAATACGAAGACTAGCCTTCGAAATTTATGAAGAAAACTTCGATGAAAAAACAATCGTCTTGGCAGGTATTGAAGGAATGGGAGTGTTATTGGCAAAGGAATTAGCCAAAGCACTTCATGAAATATCTAATTTAGAAATCGTACAGATTTGTGTTTCTTTAGATAAGTTACAACCCACACAAAGTGATGTAACCCTAGATTGTGATTCAGCAGTTTTTGAGAACAAATCTATTGTCTTGATAGATGATGTTTTGAACACAGGCAGAACAATGGTGTATAGCTTGCGACCTTTTTTGAAAGTAAGGATTAAAGCTCTTCATACAGCTGTTTTGATAGACCGTGGACACCATTCTTTCCCTATTGCAGCTGATTTTGCAGGCTTTCGCCTTTCCACAACACTCCAAGAGCATATTGAAGTGATTTTAGATAATGACAAAAAATATGGTGTTTATTTGCATTAA